One Streptomyces sp. B21-105 genomic region harbors:
- a CDS encoding amino acid permease, translating to MSDQHLKDETRPSTPHVDAGDEGYSKSLKSRHVNMIAIGGAIGTGLFLGAGGRLADAGPSLFIAYAVCGIFAFLVVRALGELVLYRPSSGAFVSYAREFMGEKGAYTAGWMYFLNWATTGIADITAVALYTHYWGMFSDIPQWVIALIALAVVLTVNLISVRIFGELEFWFAIVKVSALVIFMCIGIFLLVTRHPVDGATPGPSLITDNGGIFPSGLLPMLLIIQGVVFAYASVELVGVAAGETENPEKIMPKAINSIMWRVGLFYVGSVVLLSMLLPWNKYTSGESPFVTVLSNVGIPAAGGVMNLVVLTAAMSSLNSGLYSTGRILRSMAMSGSAPKFTSVMSRSQVPYGGILLTSGICVLGVGLNFVVPASAFEIVLNFAAIGILATWGMIMICHLLFWQKTQKGELTRPGYRLPGSPWTELVTLLFLASVLVLMYADGGAGRTTVLCLPLIAGALVAGWYAVRRNHARTSSRADA from the coding sequence GTGAGCGACCAGCACCTCAAAGACGAGACGCGCCCCTCCACCCCTCACGTCGACGCCGGAGACGAGGGCTACAGCAAGTCGCTGAAGTCCCGCCACGTCAACATGATCGCCATCGGCGGCGCCATCGGCACCGGCCTCTTCCTCGGCGCCGGCGGCCGGCTCGCCGACGCCGGACCCTCTCTCTTCATCGCCTACGCGGTCTGCGGAATCTTCGCCTTCCTCGTGGTGCGCGCCCTGGGCGAACTCGTCCTGTACCGCCCCTCCTCCGGCGCCTTCGTGTCCTACGCCCGCGAGTTCATGGGCGAGAAGGGCGCGTACACGGCCGGCTGGATGTACTTCCTGAACTGGGCCACCACCGGCATCGCCGACATCACCGCGGTCGCCCTCTACACCCACTACTGGGGCATGTTCTCCGACATACCCCAGTGGGTGATCGCGCTCATCGCGCTGGCCGTGGTGCTCACCGTGAACCTGATCTCCGTGAGGATCTTCGGCGAACTGGAGTTCTGGTTCGCCATCGTCAAGGTCAGCGCCCTGGTGATCTTCATGTGCATCGGGATCTTCCTGCTGGTCACCCGGCACCCGGTGGACGGCGCCACCCCCGGCCCCTCCCTCATCACCGACAACGGCGGCATCTTCCCGAGCGGCCTGCTGCCCATGCTGCTGATCATCCAGGGCGTGGTCTTCGCCTACGCCTCCGTCGAACTGGTCGGCGTCGCCGCCGGCGAGACCGAGAACCCCGAGAAGATCATGCCGAAGGCGATCAACTCGATCATGTGGCGGGTGGGCCTGTTCTACGTCGGCTCGGTGGTCCTGCTGTCGATGCTGCTGCCGTGGAACAAGTACACCTCCGGCGAGAGCCCCTTCGTGACGGTCCTGTCCAACGTCGGCATCCCGGCGGCCGGCGGGGTCATGAACCTCGTCGTCCTCACCGCGGCCATGTCCTCCCTCAACTCCGGCCTGTACTCCACCGGCCGCATCCTGCGCTCCATGGCGATGTCCGGCTCCGCGCCGAAGTTCACCTCGGTCATGAGCCGCAGCCAGGTCCCCTACGGCGGCATCCTGCTCACCAGCGGCATCTGCGTCCTCGGCGTCGGCCTGAACTTCGTCGTCCCGGCGAGCGCCTTCGAGATCGTCCTGAACTTCGCGGCGATCGGGATCCTCGCCACCTGGGGCATGATCATGATCTGTCACCTCCTCTTCTGGCAGAAGACCCAGAAGGGCGAGCTGACCCGCCCCGGCTACCGGCTGCCGGGCTCCCCCTGGACCGAACTGGTGACGCTGCTCTTCCTCGCCTCGGTCCTGGTCCTCATGTACGCCGACGGCGGCGCCGGACGCACCACCGTGCTGTGCCTGCCGCTGATCGCCGGGGCGCTGGTCGCCGGGTGGTACGCCGTCCGCCGCAACCACGCCCGCACCTCCTCCCGGGCCGACGCGTGA
- a CDS encoding DUF190 domain-containing protein has product MTRLTGGALRLTVFVGENDTWRHRPLYSEIVHRAHAAGLAGASVFRGVEGFGASSLIHTSRLLSLSEDLPVAVVIVDTPERVEAFLPQLDELVTEGLVVLDECRVLRYAGRGGDGTGTGTGEEPNGTGDGDSNGHRHGGGSSADQRGRFGHEG; this is encoded by the coding sequence ATGACCCGCCTCACCGGCGGCGCCCTGCGGCTGACCGTCTTCGTCGGCGAGAACGACACCTGGCGGCACAGGCCTCTGTACTCGGAGATCGTGCACCGCGCCCACGCGGCCGGTCTCGCGGGGGCCAGCGTCTTCCGCGGCGTCGAGGGCTTCGGCGCGTCCTCGCTGATCCACACCTCGCGGCTGCTCTCGCTCAGCGAGGACCTGCCGGTCGCCGTCGTGATCGTCGACACGCCGGAACGGGTGGAGGCCTTCCTGCCGCAGCTCGACGAGCTGGTCACGGAGGGACTGGTGGTGCTCGATGAGTGCCGTGTCCTCAGATACGCCGGCCGAGGCGGCGACGGGACCGGGACCGGGACCGGAGAGGAACCGAACGGGACCGGAGACGGAGACTCGAACGGCCACCGGCACGGCGGCGGAAGCAGCGCTGACCAGCGGGGACGATTCGGACATGAAGGGTAA
- a CDS encoding glycoside hydrolase family 53 protein → MFHPRRTLRALLLPLAAGLALTALPAQSAQAAATLTNGGFETGGTGTAAPAGWSTYSAAGQNSASFTESGGHSGGYRLSHYSAAAYKVETYQYLSGLTNGSYKLTAWVRSGGGQKSAYIALKNCGGAEQRTDIPVSSSGWIRIVTSVAVTNNQCTVSVNSDAAAGNWINVDDLTFTPGSTGLTVKGSDVSSLVKSEALGGVYRNGSGTAQDPLAVLRNAGQNYARLKVWVNPADGYNNKARVLTAAKRVKARGMKLLVDFHYSDTWADPGAQTVPSVWAGHSYSQLKTDVYQHTHDVLGALKAQGTTADMVQVGNEINGGMLWSAGSTANWSQLAGLLNSGYSAVKAVNSATPVALHLAKGGDLAGTRWWFDNAVSHGVKFDVIGLSYYGYWHGTLADFQTTLDDAAARYAKPVYVAETAYPFRLDSEDAHENIIDLPSELVSGYPASVFGQTRWMNDVASIVEAVPGGRGLGVFYWESTWTAVAGNGWDPADASSGNGWENQALFGYDDRALSSMSWFGHR, encoded by the coding sequence AGACGCACGCTCAGGGCCCTGCTGCTGCCGCTCGCCGCGGGCCTCGCCCTCACCGCCCTGCCCGCACAGAGCGCGCAAGCGGCCGCCACGCTCACCAACGGCGGCTTCGAGACGGGCGGCACCGGCACCGCCGCACCGGCCGGCTGGTCGACGTACTCGGCTGCCGGCCAGAACTCCGCCTCGTTCACCGAGTCCGGTGGCCACAGCGGCGGTTACCGCCTCTCGCACTACTCGGCAGCCGCCTACAAGGTCGAGACGTACCAGTACCTGTCCGGGCTCACCAACGGCTCCTACAAGCTCACCGCCTGGGTGCGCTCCGGCGGCGGCCAGAAGTCCGCGTACATCGCGCTGAAGAACTGCGGCGGCGCCGAGCAGCGCACCGACATCCCGGTCTCCTCCAGCGGATGGATCCGGATCGTCACCTCCGTCGCGGTGACGAACAACCAGTGCACCGTCAGCGTCAACTCCGACGCGGCCGCCGGGAACTGGATCAACGTCGACGACCTCACCTTCACGCCGGGCTCCACCGGCCTCACCGTCAAGGGCTCGGACGTGTCGTCGCTCGTCAAGAGCGAAGCCCTCGGCGGCGTCTACCGGAACGGCTCCGGCACCGCCCAGGACCCGCTCGCCGTCCTCAGGAACGCCGGGCAGAACTACGCCCGGCTGAAGGTCTGGGTGAACCCGGCCGACGGCTACAACAACAAGGCCCGGGTCCTGACGGCGGCCAAGCGCGTCAAGGCCCGCGGCATGAAGCTCCTGGTGGACTTCCACTACTCCGACACCTGGGCCGACCCGGGCGCGCAGACCGTGCCCTCCGTCTGGGCCGGACACTCCTACAGCCAGTTGAAGACGGACGTCTACCAGCACACCCACGACGTCCTGGGAGCCCTCAAGGCGCAGGGCACCACCGCCGACATGGTGCAGGTCGGCAACGAGATCAACGGCGGCATGCTGTGGTCGGCGGGCTCCACCGCCAACTGGTCACAGCTGGCCGGACTGCTCAACTCCGGCTACTCCGCGGTCAAGGCGGTCAATTCCGCCACCCCCGTGGCGCTGCACCTCGCCAAGGGCGGGGACCTGGCCGGCACCCGCTGGTGGTTCGACAACGCCGTCTCCCACGGCGTGAAGTTCGACGTCATCGGCCTGTCGTACTACGGCTACTGGCACGGCACGCTCGCCGACTTCCAGACCACCCTCGACGACGCGGCCGCCCGCTACGCCAAGCCGGTCTACGTCGCCGAGACGGCCTATCCCTTTCGGCTGGACAGCGAGGACGCGCACGAGAACATCATCGACCTGCCGAGCGAGCTCGTGTCCGGATACCCGGCCTCCGTCTTTGGCCAGACCCGGTGGATGAACGACGTGGCGAGCATCGTGGAGGCCGTCCCGGGCGGCCGCGGGCTCGGCGTCTTCTACTGGGAGTCCACCTGGACGGCCGTCGCCGGCAACGGCTGGGACCCGGCCGACGCCTCCTCCGGCAACGGCTGGGAGAACCAGGCCCTGTTCGGCTACGACGACAGGGCGCTGTCCTCGATGTCCTGGTTCGGTCACCGCTGA
- a CDS encoding ArsR family transcriptional regulator codes for MLRTPASERRLDILEWLKEPARHFPQPRHGDLVQIGVTADVVAAKLGVRRRVADTHLALLAGIALLAGIGLLHATRIRHRTYYRRDEMRIAEVARMFEKGW; via the coding sequence ATGCTGAGGACTCCCGCAAGTGAGCGGCGACTCGACATCCTGGAGTGGCTGAAGGAGCCGGCCCGGCACTTTCCGCAGCCGCGGCACGGCGACCTCGTCCAGATCGGCGTCACCGCGGACGTCGTCGCGGCGAAACTCGGCGTGCGCCGGCGAGTGGCCGACACCCACCTCGCCCTGCTCGCCGGCATCGCCCTGCTCGCCGGCATCGGCCTGCTGCACGCCACACGGATCAGACACCGCACCTACTACCGGCGCGACGAGATGCGCATCGCCGAAGTGGCGCGCATGTTCGAGAAGGGCTGGTAG
- a CDS encoding FadR/GntR family transcriptional regulator produces the protein MEAVLTHLRGAIERGEYAIGDKLPSEAELCRTLEVSRPVLREALRALQTMGLTVAKTGKGTFVVANTVEDPTFGDYAASDLLEVRRHVEIPVAGYAARRRTPENLDHLAHLLDRMERETDTTAWVAMDTLFHLAVAEAAQNPVFRRVIEEIRDALARQSAFLNELGGRREQSNREHRAIVEALIDGSETDAVEAMSHHLDRVETTLTDIVRAAGKDTPLEGGPEA, from the coding sequence ATGGAAGCGGTGCTCACCCACCTTCGCGGCGCCATCGAACGCGGCGAGTACGCCATCGGCGACAAGCTCCCCTCCGAGGCGGAGCTCTGCCGCACCCTCGAGGTGTCCCGGCCCGTGCTGCGGGAGGCGCTGCGCGCCCTGCAGACCATGGGCCTGACGGTCGCCAAGACCGGCAAGGGCACCTTCGTGGTCGCCAACACCGTCGAGGACCCCACCTTCGGCGACTACGCGGCCAGCGACCTGCTCGAGGTGCGCCGCCACGTCGAGATCCCGGTCGCCGGGTACGCGGCCCGGCGCCGCACGCCGGAGAACCTGGACCACCTCGCCCATCTGCTCGACCGCATGGAGCGGGAGACGGACACCACCGCGTGGGTCGCGATGGACACCCTCTTCCACCTGGCCGTCGCCGAAGCCGCCCAGAACCCGGTCTTCCGCCGGGTCATCGAGGAGATCCGGGACGCACTGGCGCGTCAGTCGGCCTTCCTCAACGAACTCGGCGGCCGGCGCGAACAGTCCAACCGCGAGCACCGGGCGATCGTCGAGGCGCTGATCGACGGTTCCGAGACCGACGCCGTGGAGGCCATGAGCCACCACCTCGACCGCGTCGAGACCACCCTCACCGACATCGTCCGCGCCGCAGGCAAGGACACCCCCCTGGAAGGCGGACCCGAGGCGTGA
- the crcB gene encoding fluoride efflux transporter CrcB — translation MTAPHAEGLRTGAPRRTARSGQLPVVAVVALGGGVGAAARYAAALRWPTGAGGFPWTTFWVNVVGCAVIGVFLVVITEVVTVHRLVRPFFGTGVLGGFTTFSTYAVDIQKLLDAGRTGTALAYLAATLAAALAVVWLAATATRGVLSRGRR, via the coding sequence ATGACAGCCCCACACGCCGAGGGCCTCCGTACCGGGGCCCCGCGCAGGACGGCCCGCTCGGGTCAGCTCCCGGTGGTCGCCGTAGTGGCCCTCGGCGGTGGCGTCGGCGCCGCCGCCCGGTACGCCGCGGCCCTGCGGTGGCCCACCGGGGCCGGCGGCTTCCCCTGGACGACGTTCTGGGTGAACGTGGTCGGCTGCGCGGTGATCGGCGTCTTCCTGGTGGTGATCACCGAGGTCGTGACGGTCCACCGGCTGGTGCGGCCGTTCTTCGGCACCGGGGTGCTCGGCGGCTTCACCACCTTCTCGACGTACGCCGTCGACATCCAGAAGCTGCTCGACGCGGGCCGCACCGGCACCGCCCTGGCCTACCTCGCCGCGACCCTGGCCGCGGCGCTCGCCGTCGTGTGGCTGGCTGCCACGGCCACCCGCGGCGTCCTCTCGCGGGGGCGGCGATGA
- a CDS encoding asparaginase has protein sequence MSSSSLADAPVIREPLHAPVAHLVRGGVTEGVHYGSVVVLGAGGAVELQLGDVEAAFYPRSALKPVQAVAMVRAGLPLDGELLSLTAASHSGEERHLAGTRRILELAGVTEDDLRNVQDLPYDPAVRDRWTGEGRTPSRLAQNCSGKHAAMLYTCRLNGWSLDGYLDPAHPLQQAIAEIVEDLTGQRIARVTVDGCGAPLFSVSLQGLARAVSRVTASAPGTPEARVADAMRAHPEMASGAGRDVAALMHAVPGLLAKDGFEGVEVAALPDGRAVAVKISDGANRARVPVIAAALARAGVDPALLTEFAGEALLGGGEPVGSLRPVRALDPVTVRACA, from the coding sequence ATGTCCAGCAGTTCCCTCGCCGACGCCCCCGTGATCCGCGAACCCCTCCACGCGCCCGTCGCCCACCTGGTCCGCGGCGGGGTGACCGAGGGCGTCCACTACGGCTCCGTCGTCGTCCTCGGCGCGGGCGGCGCCGTCGAGCTCCAGCTCGGCGACGTCGAGGCCGCCTTCTACCCGCGTTCGGCGCTCAAACCCGTCCAGGCCGTCGCCATGGTCCGGGCCGGGCTGCCGCTCGACGGCGAGCTCCTCTCCCTCACGGCGGCCAGCCACTCCGGCGAGGAACGCCACCTCGCCGGGACCCGGCGCATCCTCGAACTGGCCGGCGTCACGGAGGACGACCTGCGCAACGTCCAGGACCTGCCGTACGACCCGGCGGTCCGCGACCGCTGGACAGGCGAGGGCCGCACGCCCTCGCGCCTGGCCCAGAACTGCTCCGGCAAGCACGCGGCGATGCTCTACACCTGCCGGCTCAACGGCTGGTCCCTCGACGGCTACCTCGACCCGGCGCACCCGCTGCAGCAGGCGATCGCCGAGATCGTCGAGGACCTCACCGGGCAGCGCATCGCCCGGGTCACCGTCGACGGGTGCGGCGCCCCCCTGTTCTCCGTCTCCCTGCAGGGCCTCGCCCGGGCCGTCTCCCGCGTCACCGCCTCCGCGCCCGGCACCCCCGAGGCACGCGTCGCCGACGCGATGCGCGCCCACCCCGAGATGGCCTCCGGCGCCGGCCGGGACGTCGCGGCCCTGATGCACGCCGTGCCCGGGCTGCTCGCCAAGGACGGCTTCGAGGGCGTCGAGGTCGCCGCGCTCCCCGACGGCCGCGCCGTCGCCGTCAAGATCTCCGACGGCGCGAACCGCGCGCGCGTCCCGGTCATCGCGGCCGCCCTCGCCCGGGCGGGCGTCGACCCCGCTCTCCTCACGGAGTTCGCGGGCGAGGCGCTGCTCGGCGGCGGCGAACCGGTCGGCTCGCTCCGTCCGGTACGTGCCCTGGATCCGGTGACCGTCCGCGCCTGCGCCTGA
- the crcB gene encoding fluoride efflux transporter CrcB has translation MNWLVVVAGGMIGAPLRYLTDRVVQSRHDSVFPWGTFVVNVVGCLVLGTLTGAAAVGPDLRLFLGTGLCGALTTYSTFSYETLRLTETGAGLQAAANAVGSVLVGLGAAFAGVALGQWAWS, from the coding sequence GTGAACTGGCTGGTGGTCGTCGCCGGCGGCATGATCGGCGCGCCGCTGCGCTACCTGACCGACCGCGTGGTGCAGTCCCGGCACGACTCCGTCTTCCCCTGGGGCACCTTCGTCGTCAACGTCGTCGGCTGCCTGGTCCTCGGCACCCTGACCGGCGCCGCGGCGGTCGGCCCCGACCTGCGGTTGTTCCTGGGGACGGGGCTGTGCGGGGCGCTGACCACGTACTCCACGTTCTCGTACGAGACGCTGCGACTGACCGAGACCGGCGCCGGACTGCAGGCCGCGGCCAACGCCGTCGGGAGCGTGCTCGTGGGTCTGGGGGCGGCGTTCGCCGGGGTCGCCCTCGGGCAGTGGGCGTGGTCGTGA
- a CDS encoding undecaprenyl-diphosphate phosphatase, producing the protein MSAISVGQAVVLGAVEGVTEFLPVSSTGHLKITEGLMHIPVDDDAVVGFSAVIQVGAIAAVLVYFRKDIVRIVSAWFRGLRDREERHHHDYRFAWWVIYATIPIVVVGLAAKPLIEGPLASLWVVAGSLIVGSAVMWAADQMGRHKRGEDDTSFKDAMLVGSSQILALLFPGFSRSGATMSTALILDLDRVAATRLSFFLGIPALTGAGIYELKDALGTGAGAAPLAVGTAVSFVVAYASIAWLLKFVAKHSFNAFVVYRIVVGLALFGLLASGVLDS; encoded by the coding sequence ATGAGCGCCATCTCCGTCGGCCAGGCCGTCGTCCTCGGAGCCGTCGAGGGAGTGACCGAGTTCCTCCCCGTCTCCTCCACCGGTCATCTGAAGATCACCGAGGGGCTGATGCACATACCGGTGGACGACGACGCCGTCGTCGGGTTCTCCGCCGTCATCCAGGTCGGGGCGATCGCCGCGGTGCTCGTGTACTTCCGCAAGGACATCGTGCGCATCGTGTCGGCCTGGTTCCGCGGACTGCGCGACCGCGAGGAGCGCCACCACCACGACTACCGGTTCGCGTGGTGGGTGATCTACGCGACGATCCCGATCGTGGTCGTCGGACTCGCCGCGAAGCCGCTGATCGAGGGGCCGCTGGCCTCGCTGTGGGTGGTGGCGGGCTCGCTCATCGTCGGCAGCGCAGTGATGTGGGCGGCCGACCAGATGGGCCGGCACAAGCGGGGCGAGGACGACACCTCGTTCAAGGACGCGATGCTGGTCGGCAGCTCCCAGATCCTCGCACTGCTCTTCCCCGGCTTCTCCCGCTCCGGCGCCACCATGTCCACCGCGCTCATCCTGGACCTGGACCGGGTCGCCGCCACCCGTCTGTCGTTCTTCCTCGGCATCCCCGCCCTCACCGGCGCCGGCATCTACGAGCTGAAGGACGCCCTGGGCACCGGCGCCGGCGCGGCGCCCCTGGCCGTCGGCACCGCGGTGTCCTTCGTGGTCGCCTACGCGTCCATCGCCTGGCTGCTGAAATTCGTCGCCAAGCACTCCTTCAACGCGTTCGTCGTCTACCGGATCGTCGTCGGCCTGGCCCTGTTCGGGCTGCTGGCCTCCGGGGTCCTCGACAGCTGA